The genomic segment TTGATATGGATTATTACCGTGCTACGCACCTGCCGCTGGTGGCTGTGTTGGTCGGTGAGGCACTTGTGTCAGCGCATGCTGATTTAGGGGTAGCGAGTGGCGTGCCCGGTCAGGCCGCAGCTTACATCGCGATGGGGCATTTAGTATTTGAATCGGTGGAATCATTCCAGCAGGCGTTTGGGCCTCATCAAGGGGAAATTTTGGCAGATTTGGTTAATTTCACCAATACACAGCCAATAGTTCAAATTAGCGAAATACAGCAGTGATTAAAGCTCTCCTGTATATGTAACATGTTTTTTAAGCCAGTATTCGCTGACTTGCTTATACCAATTCCATTAAATAATTAACC from the Paraglaciecola mesophila genome contains:
- a CDS encoding EthD family reductase: MIKVSVLYPNSEDATFDMDYYRATHLPLVAVLVGEALVSAHADLGVASGVPGQAAAYIAMGHLVFESVESFQQAFGPHQGEILADLVNFTNTQPIVQISEIQQ